In one Rhodococcus sp. B50 genomic region, the following are encoded:
- the mca gene encoding mycothiol conjugate amidase Mca, whose protein sequence is MAVHAHPDDESSKGAATMARYSAEGHEVLVVTLTGGERGDILNPAMDVPGIRERMSEVRQEEMAEAARILGVRQQWLGFVDSGLPEGDPKPPLPEGCFAVIPLDEPVRRLVQAVREFRPHVMTTYDENGGYPHPDHIRCHEVSVAAYEAAADPDFHPELGEPWAVRKLYYSHGFIRRRLELFREEYERRGEPFPMEQWLSKWRTEQGDIMGRVTTQITCGDYFPKRDDALRAHATQIDPNGSFFAVPLDIQQKVWPTEEFELAKTRVSTELPETDLFAGIEDGQGK, encoded by the coding sequence ATGGCCGTGCACGCCCATCCCGACGACGAGTCGAGCAAGGGCGCGGCCACGATGGCCCGGTACTCGGCCGAAGGGCACGAGGTCCTGGTGGTCACGCTCACGGGCGGAGAGCGCGGCGACATCCTGAACCCCGCCATGGACGTGCCGGGCATTCGCGAACGCATGAGCGAGGTGCGCCAGGAGGAGATGGCCGAGGCGGCCCGCATCCTCGGGGTGCGCCAGCAGTGGCTCGGCTTCGTCGACTCCGGCCTGCCCGAGGGAGACCCCAAGCCTCCGTTGCCCGAGGGATGTTTCGCGGTCATCCCGCTCGACGAACCGGTCCGCCGGCTCGTGCAGGCAGTGCGCGAGTTCCGTCCCCACGTCATGACCACCTACGACGAGAACGGCGGCTATCCGCACCCCGATCACATCCGATGCCACGAGGTGTCGGTCGCGGCGTACGAGGCAGCGGCCGATCCGGATTTCCATCCCGAACTGGGCGAGCCCTGGGCGGTGCGCAAGCTGTACTACTCGCACGGTTTCATCCGTAGGCGGCTCGAGCTGTTCCGCGAGGAGTACGAGCGTCGCGGGGAGCCGTTCCCCATGGAGCAGTGGCTCAGCAAGTGGCGCACCGAGCAGGGCGACATCATGGGACGCGTGACCACCCAGATCACCTGTGGCGACTACTTCCCGAAGCGCGATGACGCGCTGCGCGCGCACGCCACTCAGATCGACCCCAACGGATCGTTCTTCGCGGTGCCGTTGGACATCCAGCAGAAGGTGTGGCCGACCGAGGAGTTCGAGTTGGCCAAGACCCGCGTGAGCACGGAGCTTCCGGAGACGGATCTGTTCGCGGGCATCGAGGACGGACAGGGCAAATGA
- a CDS encoding SEC-C domain-containing protein gives MTDSEHPESALWDTVLDTVRRHGPMTIDEVADHLEDHGFGSAEQVMIDLEQSQPHPLLLWLSDDRVAATDALFEGRTLTHRLAADDLARNSIPVDDIEPLLILVSEDDEFDLVQPGAPENGSPQGDPDSGEISHRETIVFPEGALAGYGPGDLLALTARDGRLSFAPVHGEARSSVSEFVHALEQEIAREQVAGLENTFVDVLAEAPDAFSAPALPLGELLAEAGLSRSGDLVAPNGFDFDGYSDRAMFEIYAEQLGIPVDAVPGVALFASLVEAFERGDDDELEERFAVGKSGLYSVLSDPEIAETVHDELVGEKLAPEAIEQAALWLLDHAPRRAAGAAHWIAGRAAESTGRIAEAERHYERSADLDSAFDLPLFDLARFASDRGDAVRGLSLLARVPGGDEHPLYELLDRYRPKEVPGLGRNDRCWCGSGRKYKACHLGRAEHSLEERSDWLYMKAAMHALEPGWAEHRVALAEARSGYGDDDAVAEAVADPLVEDVLLFDAGAFADFVERRAELLPEDESELARSWLAVERSVFEVEASVPEETLTLRDVRTDRVVEVSAPWLAGEVPAGTLLCARVMPVGEDRWVMPGGCEPVTEDQRETLVALLSEDTVDPVDIMDVLTHPDAAEFYPEP, from the coding sequence GTGACGGACAGCGAACACCCCGAATCCGCCCTGTGGGACACCGTGCTCGACACGGTACGACGCCACGGACCCATGACGATCGACGAGGTGGCCGACCATCTCGAAGACCACGGATTCGGCTCCGCCGAGCAGGTAATGATCGACCTCGAACAGTCGCAACCACATCCGTTGCTGCTGTGGTTGTCCGACGATCGTGTCGCGGCGACGGATGCGCTGTTCGAGGGCAGGACTCTCACACACCGCCTCGCGGCCGACGATCTCGCCCGGAACTCGATCCCGGTCGACGATATCGAACCGCTCCTGATACTCGTCTCCGAGGACGACGAGTTCGACCTCGTGCAACCCGGAGCACCCGAAAATGGTTCCCCGCAGGGTGATCCGGATTCGGGCGAGATCTCCCATCGGGAGACGATCGTCTTTCCCGAAGGGGCGCTGGCGGGTTACGGGCCGGGCGACCTGCTCGCCCTCACCGCGCGGGACGGCCGCCTGTCGTTCGCGCCGGTGCACGGTGAAGCCCGAAGCAGCGTGAGCGAATTCGTGCACGCGCTCGAACAGGAGATCGCCCGCGAACAGGTGGCCGGCCTCGAGAACACGTTCGTCGACGTCCTCGCCGAAGCTCCCGACGCATTCTCCGCACCGGCCCTGCCGCTCGGGGAACTCCTCGCCGAGGCGGGATTGTCCCGCAGCGGAGACCTGGTGGCACCGAACGGTTTCGATTTCGACGGATATTCCGATCGGGCGATGTTCGAGATCTACGCCGAACAACTCGGGATCCCTGTCGACGCCGTGCCGGGTGTGGCCCTGTTCGCGTCGCTGGTGGAAGCATTCGAACGCGGCGACGACGACGAACTCGAAGAACGCTTCGCCGTAGGGAAGTCGGGTCTGTACTCGGTGCTGTCCGACCCCGAGATCGCCGAGACCGTCCACGACGAGCTGGTGGGGGAGAAGCTTGCGCCCGAGGCGATCGAGCAGGCTGCGCTGTGGCTGCTCGACCACGCGCCCCGGCGCGCGGCGGGGGCGGCGCACTGGATCGCCGGTCGCGCGGCCGAGTCCACCGGACGGATCGCGGAGGCCGAACGGCACTACGAACGTTCGGCCGACCTCGATTCCGCCTTCGACCTGCCGTTGTTCGATCTGGCACGGTTCGCCTCCGACCGAGGGGATGCTGTGCGGGGTCTGTCCCTGCTGGCCCGGGTGCCGGGTGGCGACGAACATCCCCTCTACGAACTGCTCGACCGGTACCGGCCGAAGGAGGTCCCGGGCCTCGGGCGCAACGACCGCTGCTGGTGCGGGTCGGGCCGCAAGTACAAGGCATGTCACCTCGGTCGCGCCGAGCATTCGCTCGAGGAACGATCCGACTGGCTGTACATGAAGGCGGCCATGCACGCTCTGGAACCCGGATGGGCGGAACACCGGGTCGCGCTGGCGGAGGCCCGTTCGGGTTACGGGGACGACGACGCCGTGGCCGAGGCGGTCGCCGATCCGCTCGTCGAGGACGTCCTGCTGTTCGACGCCGGCGCATTCGCCGATTTCGTCGAGCGTCGCGCGGAGTTGCTGCCCGAGGACGAGTCGGAGCTCGCCCGATCCTGGCTGGCCGTCGAGCGCTCGGTCTTCGAGGTCGAGGCGAGCGTGCCGGAGGAGACGCTCACGTTGCGCGATGTCCGCACCGACCGAGTGGTGGAGGTATCCGCGCCCTGGCTCGCGGGTGAGGTGCCCGCCGGCACGCTGCTGTGCGCCCGCGTCATGCCGGTGGGCGAGGACCGATGGGTGATGCCGGGCGGATGCGAGCCGGTGACGGAGGACCAGCGGGAGACGCTCGTCGCCCTGCTGTCCGAGGACACGGTCGATCCGGTGGACATCATGGACGTCCTGACCCATCCGGACGCTGCCGAGTTCTATCCGGAACCGTAA
- the greA gene encoding transcription elongation factor GreA, which yields MTETQVTWLTQESYDRLKAELDQLIANRPVIAAEINERREEGDLKENGGYHAAREEQGQQEARIRQLQELLGTAKVGVAPTESGVALPGSVVTVYYGGDETDTETFLIATREEGARNSELETYSPSSPLGGALIDAKVGETREYNLPNGNTMKVTLVSAEPYRG from the coding sequence ATGACCGAGACCCAGGTGACCTGGCTGACGCAGGAGTCGTACGACCGACTCAAGGCCGAGCTGGACCAGCTCATCGCGAATCGTCCTGTCATCGCCGCCGAGATCAACGAGCGTCGCGAGGAAGGCGACCTCAAGGAGAACGGTGGCTACCACGCGGCCCGCGAGGAGCAGGGCCAGCAGGAAGCCCGTATCCGTCAGCTCCAGGAGCTGCTGGGCACCGCCAAGGTCGGCGTCGCTCCGACCGAGTCGGGCGTCGCCCTCCCCGGTTCCGTCGTGACCGTCTACTACGGAGGCGACGAGACCGACACGGAGACGTTCTTGATCGCGACCCGCGAAGAAGGTGCCCGCAACAGCGAGCTCGAGACCTACTCCCCCAGCTCGCCCCTCGGTGGCGCCCTGATCGACGCGAAGGTCGGCGAGACCCGCGAGTACAACCTGCCCAACGGCAACACCATGAAGGTGACGCTGGTGAGCGCGGAACCCTACCGCGGCTGA
- a CDS encoding NAD(P)H-binding protein, whose product MTVAITTPTGNVGRHVLRLAVQAGIRPRVLLRHPSALPSEVRDRVDAVRVDQLDVDSVVAATTGVDALYWVDPPTSVPDPLDGYRKATESLAAAVRANGIRRVVFQSSQGAECRQGMGDIDGLAVTETALDELGIDVVHLRCGYFFTNLLFDLDSILEGTITTAMDPDRKLPWVAPEDIAAVAAARLLSSDWHGRHVQAVHGPEDLSFREVAALVGEVLDRSVTIRQVSDDDVREELAGFGMSPEQIVSIVDMTAGIRDGFVPENPRDFTTTTPTALAGWVRTRLKAVCEA is encoded by the coding sequence ATGACCGTTGCGATCACCACACCGACCGGAAATGTCGGCCGCCATGTTCTGCGTCTGGCCGTACAGGCCGGTATCCGGCCCCGCGTCCTGCTCCGTCATCCGTCCGCTCTGCCGTCCGAAGTCCGCGACCGCGTCGATGCTGTGCGGGTGGATCAATTGGACGTGGACTCGGTCGTAGCGGCCACGACGGGTGTCGATGCCCTGTACTGGGTGGACCCGCCGACCTCCGTGCCCGACCCGCTCGACGGATACCGGAAGGCCACCGAGAGTCTCGCCGCGGCGGTCCGCGCCAACGGCATCCGCAGGGTCGTCTTCCAGTCGAGCCAGGGTGCCGAATGCAGGCAGGGGATGGGCGACATCGACGGGCTTGCCGTCACCGAGACGGCACTCGACGAACTGGGCATCGACGTCGTTCACCTGCGCTGCGGATACTTCTTCACCAACCTGCTGTTCGACCTCGATTCGATCCTCGAGGGCACGATCACGACGGCGATGGATCCCGACCGCAAGCTACCGTGGGTGGCGCCCGAGGACATCGCCGCCGTCGCAGCCGCCCGGTTGCTCTCCTCCGACTGGCACGGACGGCACGTCCAGGCGGTGCACGGCCCGGAAGACCTCTCGTTCCGTGAGGTCGCTGCTCTGGTCGGCGAGGTGCTGGACCGTTCCGTCACCATCCGTCAGGTCTCCGACGACGACGTCCGCGAAGAACTCGCAGGCTTCGGCATGTCGCCGGAGCAGATCGTCTCGATCGTCGACATGACGGCCGGCATCCGCGACGGATTCGTACCGGAGAACCCCCGCGACTTCACCACCACGACCCCGACGGCGCTGGCCGGCTGGGTACGCACCCGATTGAAGGCCGTCTGCGAGGCGTGA
- a CDS encoding DUF4307 domain-containing protein — MSNTTPTDRYPSSRYPGPRVSTRGKRWGFTVAGLLAGLVLAFVLFQNNSTPIESEVVAFDIIDDSTIDIQLKVTRDDPSKDSVCIIRARSKDGSETGRREVLIPASDSQTVVLTSTVKTSQRPGMGDTYGCSTEAPDYLRAP; from the coding sequence ATGAGCAACACCACCCCCACCGACCGGTACCCGTCCTCCCGGTACCCCGGCCCTCGCGTATCGACACGCGGCAAGCGCTGGGGTTTCACCGTGGCCGGCCTGCTCGCGGGGCTCGTGCTGGCGTTCGTGCTGTTCCAGAACAACTCGACTCCGATCGAGTCGGAGGTCGTCGCCTTCGACATCATCGACGACAGCACCATCGACATCCAGCTCAAGGTCACGCGCGACGACCCGTCGAAGGATTCCGTCTGCATCATCCGGGCTCGCTCGAAGGACGGAAGTGAGACCGGCCGGCGCGAGGTCCTCATCCCCGCGTCCGATTCGCAGACGGTCGTGCTCACTTCCACGGTGAAGACGTCCCAACGTCCCGGTATGGGCGATACCTACGGTTGCAGCACCGAGGCGCCCGATTATCTGCGCGCCCCCTGA
- a CDS encoding C40 family peptidase — protein MSVDPSAVIVAVATAASALVQGVDLPAEIKDQINGAIESFEAGAESTDTDVANLVASLPEPMQQGAQQAVADATAAAAGAIEPHLPEEAAAKLHPADPEAAPPALAPEPPAARPGPFGIPVQPPVAGALGNPQPRSTIPGTGLALPSIPAILPGTRLAPIGAIAVFAPWLKKAGELCDGVSAPVLAALYSAENGFRYGPTAPVSPVGARGPGQFMPGTWDQYGKDADGDGKADILGIADPVMASGSLLCDNYKLIDDWKKRGLVEGDTLDLTLAAYNAGVGAVKRSGGMPSGHPDYENQTKPYVAKIRATEHVFARMLSPFLGAGIGGGAGDIGNRVVDLAFKYLGLPYVWGGGNINGPSGGGFDCSGLTSYAVFAATGVALPRTSETQWHVGTEVPLYAARPGDLLFGNWQAGGPGHVAIYIGGGQMVHAPTTGDVVRVGPVFPDMKARRIF, from the coding sequence ATGTCGGTGGACCCGTCTGCGGTCATCGTGGCAGTGGCTACGGCAGCAAGTGCGCTCGTGCAGGGCGTGGACCTACCAGCAGAGATCAAGGATCAGATCAACGGGGCGATCGAGTCGTTCGAGGCAGGTGCGGAGAGCACCGACACCGACGTGGCGAATCTCGTCGCGTCGTTGCCCGAACCGATGCAGCAGGGAGCCCAACAGGCGGTCGCGGACGCGACAGCGGCGGCCGCAGGGGCGATCGAGCCGCACCTGCCCGAGGAGGCGGCCGCAAAGCTGCATCCCGCCGATCCGGAAGCGGCTCCGCCCGCCCTGGCGCCCGAACCGCCGGCCGCCCGACCCGGGCCGTTCGGGATACCGGTGCAACCGCCGGTCGCCGGCGCGCTCGGAAACCCGCAGCCACGGTCCACGATCCCGGGCACCGGGCTCGCGCTGCCGTCGATCCCGGCGATCCTTCCGGGAACGCGGCTCGCACCCATCGGCGCGATCGCGGTCTTCGCGCCGTGGCTGAAGAAGGCCGGTGAGCTGTGTGATGGCGTCTCGGCGCCGGTCCTCGCCGCCCTCTACTCCGCCGAGAACGGTTTCCGGTACGGACCGACCGCGCCGGTCTCTCCGGTCGGCGCCCGCGGTCCGGGGCAGTTCATGCCCGGGACCTGGGACCAGTACGGCAAGGACGCCGACGGTGACGGCAAAGCCGACATCCTCGGCATCGCCGATCCGGTCATGGCGTCGGGCAGCCTCCTGTGCGACAACTACAAGCTCATCGACGACTGGAAGAAGCGCGGTCTGGTCGAGGGCGACACGCTCGATCTGACTCTCGCGGCGTACAACGCCGGTGTCGGCGCGGTGAAGCGCTCGGGCGGCATGCCGTCCGGTCATCCCGACTACGAGAACCAGACGAAGCCCTACGTCGCGAAGATCCGGGCGACAGAGCATGTCTTCGCCCGTATGCTCTCGCCGTTCCTGGGCGCGGGTATCGGAGGCGGCGCCGGCGACATCGGCAATCGCGTCGTCGACCTCGCGTTCAAGTACCTCGGCCTGCCGTACGTCTGGGGTGGCGGCAACATCAACGGGCCGTCCGGCGGCGGATTCGACTGTTCGGGCCTGACTTCGTACGCCGTCTTCGCCGCGACGGGTGTCGCGCTGCCGCGCACGTCCGAGACCCAGTGGCACGTCGGCACCGAGGTGCCGCTGTACGCGGCGCGTCCCGGCGACCTGCTGTTCGGCAACTGGCAGGCGGGTGGGCCCGGCCACGTCGCCATCTACATCGGTGGCGGGCAGATGGTGCACGCACCCACTACCGGCGACGTCGTGCGGGTGGGGCCGGTCTTCCCCGATATGAAGGCGCGTCGCATCTTCTGA